A window from Pseudomonas sp. MRSN 12121 encodes these proteins:
- a CDS encoding lipoprotein → MSLRSFALLSFCVLLAACGKVNQENYSKLSAGMPKAEVEKLLGKPTDCSGALGMSSCTWGDKNSFISVQYAGDKVLMFSGQGLK, encoded by the coding sequence ATGTCCCTGCGTTCTTTCGCTCTGTTGTCGTTCTGCGTGCTGTTGGCTGCATGCGGCAAGGTCAATCAGGAAAACTATTCCAAGCTGTCGGCCGGCATGCCCAAGGCCGAAGTTGAAAAACTGCTGGGCAAACCGACCGATTGTTCCGGCGCGCTGGGCATGTCCAGTTGCACTTGGGGCGACAAGAACAGCTTTATCAGCGTGCAGTACGCCGGTGACAAAGTGCTGATGTTTTCCGGGCAAGGCCTGAAGTAA
- a CDS encoding lipocalin family protein yields the protein MMRLVVTLLAGLLLAGCATSRDDSLAPKTVDHVDLKRYQGTWYELARLPMYFQRNCAQSEARYTLLPDANMAVLNRCLTADWQWEEVRGTATPQAPGKTDKLWVEFDTWFSRLIPGLAKGDYWVLYVSDDYKTAIVGNPDRRYLWLLSRRPNVSEAVREDLLSRARQQGYDTTRLIWRVSDKAMAKTSK from the coding sequence ATGATGCGTTTGGTAGTCACCCTTCTCGCCGGCCTGTTACTGGCTGGCTGCGCCACGTCCCGGGACGATTCGCTGGCGCCCAAGACCGTTGATCACGTCGATCTCAAGCGTTACCAAGGGACCTGGTACGAGTTGGCGCGTTTGCCGATGTATTTCCAGCGCAATTGCGCGCAATCCGAAGCCCGTTACACCCTGCTGCCCGACGCCAACATGGCGGTGCTCAACCGCTGCCTGACCGCCGACTGGCAATGGGAAGAGGTGCGGGGCACGGCAACGCCACAGGCGCCGGGTAAAACCGACAAGCTGTGGGTCGAGTTCGATACCTGGTTTTCCCGGCTGATACCGGGCCTGGCCAAGGGCGATTACTGGGTGCTGTACGTGAGCGACGACTACAAGACCGCGATTGTCGGCAACCCGGACCGGCGTTACCTGTGGCTGTTGTCACGCCGGCCGAATGTCAGCGAGGCGGTTCGTGAGGACCTGCTGAGCAGGGCGCGCCAGCAGGGTTATGACACCACTCGCCTGATCTGGCGAGTGTCGGACAAGGCGATGGCCAAGACCT